The following coding sequences lie in one Vibrio splendidus genomic window:
- a CDS encoding L-lactate permease: MSETLLALLAFSPIVVAAILLVGLNWPAKKAMPVAFALTVAIALLAWDMSGTRVLASVFQGFGITVSVLWIVFGAIFLLNTLKHTGAITTIRNGFTDISADRRVQAIIIAWCFGSFIEGASGFGTPAAIAAPLLVAIGFPALAAVLMGMMIQSTPVSFGAVGTPIIVGVNKGLDTHNIGESLIANGSTWDAYLQQITSSVAIIHACVGVMIPVLMAMMLTRFFGKNKSWTEGLDILPFALFAGAAFTIPYALTGVFLGAEFPSLIGGLVGLAIVVTAAKRGFLVPKSKWDFESEDKWPAEWLGSLKIDLDDNKGHKKMSMAMAWAPYVLLAVTLVASRVSPEFKGLLKSVSLSFSNILGETGVSTAIQPLYLPGGILVFVALVAVLMQSRSAAPLAKAFGESSKTLIGAGFVLVFTIPMVRIFINSGVNGSDLASMPVTTANFAADLVGGAFPALSATIGALGAFIAGSNTVSNMMFSQFQFEVAQTLSISSAVVVALQAVGAAAGNMIAIHNVVAASATVGLLGREGATLRKTIIPTFYYLVMTGIIGLVVVYGFKMTDALM, from the coding sequence ATGAGTGAAACTCTACTAGCTCTATTGGCCTTTTCGCCAATAGTAGTTGCAGCGATACTGCTAGTCGGCCTTAACTGGCCAGCTAAAAAAGCGATGCCAGTGGCATTTGCATTAACCGTTGCTATCGCCCTATTAGCTTGGGATATGTCTGGCACTCGCGTGTTGGCTTCAGTATTCCAAGGCTTCGGCATTACCGTGTCGGTTCTCTGGATTGTGTTTGGCGCCATCTTCTTATTAAACACTTTGAAACACACCGGAGCTATCACCACCATCCGCAACGGTTTTACTGATATCTCAGCAGACCGTCGTGTACAAGCGATCATCATCGCTTGGTGTTTTGGTTCATTCATTGAAGGCGCATCCGGCTTCGGTACACCCGCTGCAATCGCCGCTCCTTTACTCGTTGCAATCGGTTTCCCAGCGTTAGCTGCGGTTCTGATGGGCATGATGATTCAATCTACGCCAGTATCATTCGGCGCGGTTGGTACACCTATTATCGTTGGTGTGAACAAAGGTTTAGATACGCACAACATCGGTGAAAGCCTGATTGCCAATGGTTCAACATGGGATGCTTACCTACAACAGATCACATCAAGTGTTGCGATCATCCACGCCTGCGTTGGTGTGATGATTCCTGTATTGATGGCGATGATGCTGACTCGCTTCTTCGGCAAAAACAAAAGCTGGACTGAAGGTCTTGATATCCTACCATTCGCACTGTTCGCAGGTGCCGCTTTCACCATTCCTTACGCACTAACGGGTGTTTTCCTAGGAGCTGAGTTCCCATCACTGATTGGTGGTTTGGTTGGCCTAGCAATTGTTGTAACAGCAGCAAAACGCGGCTTCCTAGTACCAAAATCAAAATGGGATTTTGAAAGCGAAGATAAGTGGCCAGCAGAATGGTTAGGTTCTTTGAAAATCGATTTAGACGACAACAAAGGTCATAAAAAAATGAGCATGGCGATGGCGTGGGCACCTTACGTGCTGCTCGCTGTCACTCTAGTTGCTAGCCGTGTGAGCCCTGAGTTCAAAGGCCTACTTAAGAGCGTTAGCCTTTCTTTCAGCAACATTCTTGGCGAGACAGGCGTAAGCACAGCGATTCAACCTCTGTATCTACCTGGCGGCATCTTGGTCTTCGTCGCACTGGTTGCTGTTCTAATGCAATCACGCAGCGCAGCACCATTGGCTAAAGCCTTTGGGGAATCGAGCAAAACACTGATTGGTGCCGGCTTTGTGTTGGTGTTCACCATCCCAATGGTCCGTATCTTCATTAACTCAGGTGTGAACGGTTCTGATTTAGCGAGTATGCCAGTAACAACTGCTAACTTTGCAGCTGACCTAGTCGGCGGCGCATTCCCAGCGTTAAGTGCAACGATTGGTGCGTTAGGTGCCTTCATTGCAGGATCTAACACAGTTTCAAACATGATGTTCAGCCAGTTCCAATTCGAAGTAGCACAAACACTGTCTATCTCTAGTGCGGTGGTTGTCGCTCTACAAGCGGTGGGCGCAGCAGCAGGTAACATGATTGCGATTCACAACGTGGTCGCCGCATCGGCAACCGTAGGCTTACTAGGACGTGAAGGTGCAACGTTACGTAAAACGATTATCCCAACGTTCTACTACTTGGTGATGACCGGAATCATTGGCCTAGTAGTTGTCTACGGTTTCAAAATGACAGACGCACTTATGTAA